One window of the Rhodothermales bacterium genome contains the following:
- a CDS encoding sigma-70 family RNA polymerase sigma factor, which yields MSTKTEQAGTLKKRTLKVKASDFGLGGNLNPNNRHYDALSQMSDEDLMSQFQMGTVEAFDILVGRYKDPLTNYIYRFLGDMKECEDLLQETFLRVYRNRHSYRRIAKFSTWLYTIAGNLARSEYRKRKRRRLYSLQSVNRDDEEYEVEIPDETFSPDKHAESTIQDFFIQEALKQIPEEFREVVVLRDVQQLAYEEIADITGLPMGTVKSRINRGRTKLQSLLKEVYTPQSDD from the coding sequence ATGAGTACAAAGACTGAACAGGCTGGGACGTTGAAGAAGCGCACACTGAAGGTGAAAGCATCCGATTTCGGACTCGGGGGAAACCTGAATCCGAACAATCGGCATTACGATGCGCTCAGCCAGATGAGTGACGAGGATCTCATGTCGCAGTTCCAGATGGGAACGGTCGAGGCCTTTGACATCCTGGTCGGTCGGTACAAGGATCCGCTGACGAATTACATCTACCGCTTCCTCGGCGACATGAAGGAGTGTGAGGACCTGCTGCAGGAGACCTTCCTGCGCGTGTACCGGAACCGTCACTCCTACCGCCGGATTGCAAAGTTCTCGACGTGGCTGTACACGATTGCGGGCAACCTGGCCCGGTCGGAGTACCGCAAGCGCAAGCGTCGCCGTCTGTATTCCCTGCAGTCCGTGAACCGCGACGACGAGGAATACGAGGTCGAAATCCCGGACGAGACGTTCTCCCCGGACAAGCACGCCGAGAGCACCATCCAGGATTTCTTCATCCAGGAAGCGCTCAAGCAGATCCCCGAGGAATTCCGGGAAGTGGTCGTGCTTCGGGATGTCCAGCAGCTCGCCTACGAAGAGATTGCCGACATCACCGGTCTGCCCATGGGTACGGTCAAGAGCCGGATCAATCGTGGCCGGACGAAACTGCAGAGCCTGCTCAAGGAAGTCTACACGCCGCAGTCGGACGACTGA
- a CDS encoding carboxypeptidase-like regulatory domain-containing protein, translating into MRRILFAPILMAGLLFAGCDSDSNPADSSSETTVITGRVTDENAVAKQGDVENAKVSAREIDDSGAVQPSEGETTTDENGTYTLETQADADVMMVVATKNGFEGRTLATANGTARAVSAMNINAETTAEADVYVAAKQQDGNNEPVTPADVALFVDSRAAADLQSSATTNAQIAAAIRAAVEAEGRWMRHQANESDATLELMVSEKARVFGELQSSLHADATAQARANAMAAFESSMASVHTDAGVDAETSAHSRQVARITLEALSSGLSAQARFALRQRAHLLEADATGEAVVSAFQGHATASARATAVASSAAALRASLLSAQSEAEMNAAWDDFASDVAVEVNGGLNLGLDLSALVSGALGNARAAFNAQVNSSSSVDAIIDAKAQFESEAKAALESNSSIQASGNAEFTANVMTIVSAR; encoded by the coding sequence ATGCGTAGAATACTTTTTGCCCCCATCTTGATGGCCGGCCTGCTGTTTGCGGGTTGCGACAGTGATTCCAATCCGGCTGATTCCTCCTCCGAAACCACGGTCATCACGGGCCGGGTCACGGACGAGAATGCCGTCGCCAAACAGGGCGACGTAGAGAATGCCAAGGTTTCGGCCCGTGAAATCGACGACAGCGGTGCTGTCCAGCCTTCCGAAGGTGAAACGACCACCGACGAAAACGGCACCTATACCCTGGAGACCCAGGCCGATGCCGACGTCATGATGGTCGTCGCCACCAAAAACGGTTTTGAAGGACGGACATTGGCGACGGCCAACGGCACTGCCCGGGCGGTCTCGGCCATGAACATCAACGCAGAGACCACCGCCGAGGCTGATGTGTATGTTGCGGCCAAGCAGCAGGACGGTAACAACGAACCCGTCACGCCAGCCGACGTCGCACTGTTCGTGGACAGTCGTGCTGCCGCCGACCTCCAATCCAGCGCGACCACGAACGCCCAGATTGCCGCAGCCATCCGTGCAGCCGTAGAGGCCGAAGGGCGCTGGATGCGTCACCAGGCCAACGAGTCGGACGCGACCCTTGAACTCATGGTGTCGGAAAAGGCCCGTGTATTCGGTGAGCTCCAATCCAGCCTGCATGCGGATGCGACGGCCCAGGCCCGCGCCAATGCCATGGCGGCATTTGAATCGTCCATGGCATCCGTCCATACGGACGCCGGAGTGGACGCTGAAACGAGTGCACATTCGCGTCAGGTAGCCCGGATCACGCTTGAAGCCCTGTCCAGTGGACTCTCCGCCCAGGCTCGGTTTGCCCTGCGTCAGCGGGCTCATCTGCTTGAGGCCGACGCCACAGGAGAAGCCGTCGTATCGGCCTTCCAGGGACACGCAACCGCATCGGCCCGAGCTACGGCCGTGGCCAGTTCTGCTGCTGCCCTGCGCGCATCCCTCCTTTCGGCCCAGTCCGAGGCGGAAATGAACGCCGCCTGGGATGATTTCGCCAGTGATGTGGCCGTCGAAGTCAACGGTGGGTTGAATCTTGGTCTCGACCTCTCGGCCCTCGTCTCCGGTGCACTCGGCAATGCCCGGGCCGCGTTCAACGCTCAGGTTAATTCGTCTTCGAGTGTGGATGCCATCATTGACGCCAAGGCGCAGTTCGAATCGGAAGCCAAGGCCGCGTTGGAGTCCAACTCCTCCATCCAGGCCTCCGGCAACGCCGAATTCACGGCCAATGTCATGACGATCGTGTCGGCCCGATAA